Proteins co-encoded in one Dehalogenimonas sp. WBC-2 genomic window:
- the pepA gene encoding cytosol aminopeptidase PepA — translation MEIKLATGEVTKIKADAVILAIFEDVEGSDTEKALDKALGGNIALLRKSQEIKGKASEFTLFHSLGKIVATKAVILGLGKQKDFDATKLRAAVADGCRNLQKKNSLNLVLALPKLELRSTEISRAITEAALLGSYGFRKHLTKEADYGELKSLTVISEGKLDHDEFKKGVQKGEIVSQAVILARDMANEPSNHMTPEDMAATAQRVSRDSGFKIEVLERRDMEKLGMGGLLGVSQASKDVHPPKLIIMRYRGRSDDGWDLALVGKGLTFDSGGISIKPSDKMEEMKFDMSGGAATIAAMGAIGKLKLKINVIAAVPATENMPDGGAFKPGDVLKMFTGKTVEVISTDAEGRLILADALGYINKENPKAIVDMATLTGACVIALGSITSAAVTNNQSLVDKVIKAGTAAGERIWQLPAWDEYREQYKSEYADIKNVGGRGAGTITAGLFLSEFIGETPWVHLDIAGTAWGDKEKGHLTKGGSGVPVATLVNLAEMLAQE, via the coding sequence ATGGAAATCAAATTGGCAACCGGTGAAGTCACCAAAATCAAGGCCGATGCTGTTATCTTGGCCATCTTCGAAGATGTCGAAGGATCGGATACTGAAAAGGCACTGGACAAAGCACTTGGGGGGAATATTGCTCTCTTGAGGAAAAGCCAGGAGATTAAGGGTAAGGCCAGTGAGTTCACGCTGTTTCACTCACTGGGAAAAATTGTTGCCACCAAAGCGGTGATTTTAGGATTAGGCAAGCAAAAGGATTTTGATGCCACAAAACTTCGGGCGGCGGTGGCGGATGGATGCCGCAACTTACAGAAGAAGAATTCATTGAATTTAGTTTTAGCCTTGCCCAAACTGGAACTCAGGTCAACCGAAATCAGCAGGGCCATAACTGAGGCGGCCCTTCTGGGCTCCTATGGCTTCCGCAAACACCTAACCAAAGAAGCTGACTACGGCGAGTTGAAGTCTCTGACGGTCATATCTGAGGGGAAACTTGACCATGACGAGTTTAAAAAAGGTGTTCAAAAAGGCGAGATCGTATCACAGGCAGTTATTCTGGCAAGGGATATGGCCAATGAACCTTCAAATCATATGACTCCCGAGGATATGGCCGCCACTGCTCAGCGGGTCTCCCGTGATTCCGGGTTTAAAATTGAGGTACTTGAACGCCGTGATATGGAAAAATTGGGTATGGGTGGACTCTTGGGGGTTTCTCAAGCATCAAAGGACGTGCATCCTCCCAAGCTTATTATCATGCGTTATAGAGGTCGTAGTGATGACGGATGGGATCTGGCGTTAGTTGGCAAAGGGCTCACTTTTGACAGTGGTGGTATATCAATAAAGCCTTCTGACAAAATGGAGGAAATGAAATTTGATATGAGCGGCGGTGCTGCTACTATTGCCGCTATGGGTGCTATTGGCAAGTTGAAACTTAAAATCAACGTTATTGCTGCGGTGCCTGCCACGGAGAACATGCCGGATGGCGGTGCGTTCAAACCCGGCGATGTATTGAAAATGTTCACCGGTAAAACAGTCGAAGTTATTTCCACAGACGCCGAGGGCCGCCTTATTCTGGCTGATGCATTGGGTTATATAAACAAAGAAAATCCAAAAGCTATTGTAGACATGGCGACACTGACTGGTGCTTGTGTCATCGCCTTGGGAAGCATTACAAGTGCTGCCGTTACCAATAATCAGAGCCTTGTTGATAAGGTAATTAAGGCTGGTACCGCGGCGGGAGAGCGGATATGGCAGTTGCCCGCCTGGGATGAATACAGAGAGCAATATAAAAGTGAATATGCTGATATTAAGAATGTCGGCGGACGAGGCGCGGGAACAATCACAGCCGGGCTATTTTTATCCGAATTCATCGGTGAAACACCTTGGGTGCATCTCGATATTGCCGGGACAGCATGGGGCGATAAAGAAAAAGGACATCTTACAAAGGGCGGTAGCGGAGTGCCTGTGGCGACTCTGGTGAACCTGGCTGAGATGCTGGCACAAGAATAG
- a CDS encoding Long-chain-fatty-acid-CoA ligase, whose amino-acid sequence MSNGLANSLINLGIKTGDKVAMLLENTPDFVIIYFGVIKAGAIAIPLDTKYKLLEIKAVLNDCLPKALIAEASILKTLGSELPQFASLVNVISMGDGTSEYNSYISLLNAAEVAPQINKYPELAHIAYTSGPTLRPHGAEITQVGLIKAAEGSAAGFGQSELDTVVLFALPLHHTMGIAIIMMTALYAGSRVVMLNGISMDALLCAIEKERATMFHGVPFIHAMVVNHIKTNGLKYNISSLRFCGSAGAPIPISVITDFEYLTGKHLVQYYGLTESTTHVTCQDVTKTGISGGVGTAISGFEILIVNEDGGSMAAGEPGEVIIRGPIMQAYHNRKEDTAKYIRDGWLYTDDIGVIDEKGELFIKGVKKPMLITKGQNIYFSDISDVLITHPLVEDAAATGISDPDEMRGEVVLAVVKLKESATMTEQEVKKFCLDRLANYKCPKKVLFVSDISRSPNGQLAMFGLLE is encoded by the coding sequence TTGTCGAATGGTCTGGCTAATAGTTTGATCAACCTTGGTATTAAAACCGGTGATAAAGTGGCCATGCTTTTAGAAAATACACCTGATTTTGTAATCATTTACTTTGGTGTTATAAAAGCGGGCGCAATTGCCATACCGCTGGATACTAAATATAAGCTGTTAGAGATCAAGGCGGTACTCAACGATTGCCTTCCTAAAGCTCTTATTGCTGAGGCATCTATACTTAAAACCCTTGGATCGGAATTACCCCAGTTTGCCTCACTAGTCAATGTGATAAGCATGGGTGACGGTACATCTGAATATAACTCTTACATATCGCTGCTCAACGCTGCTGAGGTCGCGCCACAGATCAATAAATACCCGGAATTAGCGCATATCGCCTATACCTCTGGTCCGACACTGCGACCGCACGGTGCCGAAATAACTCAGGTTGGTCTCATCAAAGCAGCTGAGGGGTCGGCAGCAGGTTTTGGGCAAAGTGAACTGGATACCGTGGTATTGTTTGCTTTGCCATTGCACCATACTATGGGCATTGCTATTATCATGATGACGGCGCTTTATGCTGGTAGCAGAGTGGTGATGCTTAACGGAATTTCAATGGATGCATTATTGTGTGCTATCGAAAAAGAGCGTGCAACCATGTTCCATGGCGTGCCGTTTATCCACGCGATGGTGGTTAACCACATCAAAACTAATGGTCTTAAATATAATATCAGCTCTCTACGATTTTGTGGCAGTGCTGGTGCTCCTATACCGATAAGCGTAATTACGGACTTCGAATACCTTACCGGCAAACATCTGGTTCAATACTATGGCCTGACTGAATCAACTACCCATGTCACCTGTCAGGACGTTACCAAGACCGGTATCAGTGGTGGAGTCGGCACTGCCATATCAGGATTTGAAATACTAATAGTCAATGAAGACGGTGGTTCCATGGCAGCGGGTGAACCGGGTGAAGTAATTATACGCGGGCCGATTATGCAGGCTTATCACAACCGAAAGGAAGATACAGCTAAATATATTCGCGACGGCTGGCTTTACACCGATGATATCGGGGTGATTGATGAAAAAGGAGAGCTTTTCATCAAAGGTGTGAAAAAGCCAATGCTAATTACCAAAGGTCAGAATATATACTTTTCCGACATATCAGACGTGTTGATTACTCATCCTCTGGTGGAAGACGCAGCCGCGACTGGTATAAGTGACCCTGATGAAATGCGAGGTGAGGTAGTTTTAGCGGTGGTCAAACTGAAAGAAAGCGCGACGATGACTGAACAGGAAGTGAAAAAGTTCTGCCTTGACCGGCTGGCAAATTACAAATGTCCCAAGAAAGTGCTATTCGTTTCGGATATCTCACGGTCGCCGAACGGACAATTGGCTATGTTCGGATTGTTGGAATAA
- a CDS encoding ribonuclease III, producing the protein MADLNKLQSRIGVSFKKPAFLELALIHSSYINEKPGIKIESNERLEFLGDAVLGLWIAEKLFHLFPEVSEGVLTHYRSLLVRRGTLARLAETIGLGEYLYLGRGEESSGGRNKPANLARVLEALIAAIYLDQGYLVTGQFAENLFQNDLKNLESLGTEIDYKSKLQEIIQATYHSTPNYTIVESTGVAHHRLFTAQVSVTDLLLGQGQGYSKKEAESKAAHNAILIIKDTLHLDDSLLTLEKIRNEAINMGQRDKGGREQKKTKKDSKKPEITSQFIQPPPPVEVLKVKGKKPRGE; encoded by the coding sequence ATGGCAGATTTAAATAAACTACAAAGCAGAATTGGGGTTTCATTCAAGAAACCTGCGTTTTTGGAGTTGGCACTCATTCATAGCTCTTACATTAATGAAAAGCCTGGTATAAAAATTGAGTCTAATGAACGTTTGGAATTCCTTGGCGATGCAGTCTTAGGCCTTTGGATAGCCGAAAAACTATTTCATCTATTCCCAGAGGTTAGTGAAGGCGTTTTGACGCATTATCGCTCACTTCTTGTGCGACGGGGTACTTTGGCCCGGTTGGCTGAAACTATCGGCTTAGGAGAATATCTATACCTCGGCCGCGGAGAAGAATCGAGTGGTGGCCGAAATAAGCCTGCCAACTTGGCCCGGGTATTGGAGGCACTGATCGCTGCCATCTATCTGGATCAAGGTTACCTGGTCACTGGTCAGTTTGCCGAAAATCTTTTTCAAAATGATTTGAAAAATCTGGAATCACTAGGCACAGAAATAGATTATAAGAGCAAACTCCAAGAAATAATTCAGGCTACTTATCATAGCACGCCTAATTACACTATCGTCGAAAGCACAGGGGTGGCTCATCACCGTCTTTTTACCGCTCAGGTTAGTGTTACAGATTTGCTTCTTGGCCAAGGCCAAGGCTACAGTAAAAAAGAAGCTGAATCCAAAGCTGCTCATAATGCGATCCTTATAATTAAGGATACTTTACACCTCGACGACTCTTTGTTAACATTAGAGAAAATCAGAAATGAGGCAATAAATATGGGTCAGCGTGATAAGGGCGGCCGTGAACAAAAAAAGACAAAAAAAGACTCTAAAAAACCAGAGATCACCAGCCAGTTCATTCAGCCTCCACCTCCTGTGGAAGTTCTGAAGGTGAAAGGTAAAAAACCCAGGGGCGAGTAA
- a CDS encoding hypothetical protein (Gll3031 protein): MIHNASQFVFKAPESISRARRVLIKPCAHFAAGYPVTASRDIIARIIKGIRWISDADIILLDGTPNGAPITSIYQSLGYDFPRVLTLDVKDSTWVEVDNPLQKPFIIPTFWVPNIILSSDYLISVAPLKVIKGQGHMTIANLMSLLPVVKYGGNKDGWKNLHALGLDKVLADLYFTLPFDMGIVEARQKFITDEDSIHGTAEEVGKIFIGKPFDVDLEVTETLGIKADYLENIKLGREEVEI, from the coding sequence TTGATTCACAACGCCTCTCAATTCGTGTTTAAAGCTCCTGAGTCTATTTCAAGGGCAAGACGTGTACTTATTAAACCATGCGCCCATTTTGCTGCTGGTTACCCCGTGACAGCCAGCAGGGACATTATTGCACGCATAATTAAGGGTATTCGTTGGATCAGCGACGCTGATATTATTCTTCTTGACGGAACACCGAATGGGGCACCGATTACCTCAATTTACCAGTCACTGGGTTACGATTTCCCGAGGGTATTAACCCTTGATGTCAAGGATTCAACCTGGGTAGAAGTGGATAACCCTCTGCAAAAACCGTTTATTATCCCTACTTTCTGGGTACCAAATATCATACTTTCCAGCGATTATTTAATCAGCGTAGCACCTCTTAAAGTGATTAAAGGACAAGGCCATATGACTATAGCAAATCTGATGTCGCTGTTACCGGTTGTAAAGTATGGCGGCAACAAAGATGGTTGGAAAAATCTTCATGCATTAGGGCTGGATAAAGTCTTGGCTGACCTTTATTTTACTTTGCCATTCGATATGGGGATAGTTGAAGCGCGGCAGAAATTTATTACTGATGAGGATTCTATCCACGGTACCGCTGAAGAAGTGGGCAAGATATTTATAGGCAAGCCTTTTGATGTTGATTTAGAAGTAACTGAGACGTTGGGTATCAAAGCGGATTATTTGGAAAATATCAAGCTTGGGCGTGAAGAGGTTGAGATATAG
- the mobA gene encoding molybdopterin-guanine dinucleotide biosynthesis protein MobA — protein MNRELDLSCIVLAGGRGLRLGRNKVLEMVDHQTLIQRTVSSLLFLGTEIIVVTGPHNTELGLDGFRHTRMVIDAFPGRGPMVGIYTGLLNSRSEKNLVVACDMPFLNPNLLSHMAVVSDGFDVVVPRLDTDVEPLHAVYDKNCLIQTKYLLDEGMYSVSELFKRVRVRYMESPEINKFDPDHLSFFNINNENDLNLAHKIIHKSKLTAAKAIRAG, from the coding sequence TTGAACCGTGAATTGGATTTAAGCTGTATCGTATTGGCCGGAGGCCGGGGGCTGAGGCTTGGACGTAATAAAGTACTTGAGATGGTTGACCATCAGACACTTATACAACGTACTGTCTCAAGTCTTCTTTTTTTAGGCACTGAGATTATTGTTGTTACCGGTCCGCATAACACGGAATTGGGACTTGATGGTTTCAGGCATACGCGTATGGTCATTGATGCCTTTCCAGGGCGCGGTCCGATGGTTGGTATCTACACGGGGTTGTTGAATTCGCGTTCTGAGAAGAACTTGGTGGTGGCTTGTGATATGCCTTTTCTCAATCCAAACCTGTTAAGCCACATGGCGGTTGTATCGGATGGATTTGATGTCGTAGTGCCACGCTTGGATACGGATGTCGAACCACTGCATGCGGTATACGACAAGAATTGCCTCATTCAGACCAAATATCTTTTAGACGAGGGAATGTATAGTGTAAGTGAATTGTTTAAGCGGGTCAGAGTGCGTTATATGGAAAGTCCTGAGATTAATAAATTTGACCCGGACCATCTTTCTTTTTTTAACATTAATAATGAAAATGATCTAAACCTTGCCCATAAGATAATTCACAAAAGTAAGTTGACAGCAGCCAAGGCTATTCGAGCGGGTTGA
- the lorA gene encoding indolepyruvate oxidoreductase subunit LorA produces the protein MKRQLLSGNESIAMGAAHAGIRLAAAYPGTPSTEILEAVARLPQIYTEWSSNEAVAVEVGLGASYAGIRALVSMKHVGLNVAADAFMSAATTGVRGGLVIVSADDPGIHSSQNEQDSRNYARLGKVPCLEPSNSQEAYNFTRAAFQISEDFDTPVLLRPTTRVCHSKSVVETKETISNDAKATFKHDHGKLVMLPGAARERGPKLTERLKKLAEYAETSPLNTVISGSTKLGIITSGISFHYAREIFPEASYLKLGISYPLPIKLINQFSQQVEKIVVIEELEGFLELHIKAMGLSVHGKDYFPIEGEFSPDVVSAAAIRAGLLDVQPHKSVAPASSLAKRPPLLCPGCPHSGIFFTLSTLGHRSTLPGKITRTPKLTICGDIGCYTLGAYPPLSAIDTCGCMGAGISHAAGMTKAGLEEKPLAVIGDSTFMHSGINGLLNAVYNQSNICILILDNSTTAMTGHQGHPGSGASSAGQPVTKISIEELVRGAGVRQVTVVDAFNLKSIRAALKQSMDSPELEVIIIHGDCPTLTRKRGKPRQINTRCDDCGACLLIGCSAIQRDGSSIIIDQSVCVGEYCTLCQQICPKDAITDLESTV, from the coding sequence TTGAAGCGTCAATTACTCTCCGGCAATGAGTCTATTGCCATGGGCGCAGCCCACGCAGGCATCCGTTTGGCCGCCGCCTACCCAGGGACACCCAGCACTGAGATACTTGAAGCGGTGGCCCGTTTACCACAGATCTACACCGAATGGTCGTCCAACGAAGCAGTAGCTGTTGAAGTCGGACTTGGAGCCAGTTATGCCGGTATCCGGGCGTTGGTTTCAATGAAACACGTCGGGCTTAATGTGGCTGCGGATGCCTTTATGTCAGCCGCGACAACCGGCGTCCGTGGTGGCCTGGTTATTGTTTCCGCAGATGACCCTGGCATTCATAGCTCTCAAAATGAACAGGACAGCCGAAACTACGCCCGTTTGGGCAAAGTGCCGTGTCTAGAACCGTCTAATTCTCAGGAAGCGTATAATTTCACCAGGGCGGCCTTTCAGATCAGTGAAGATTTTGACACTCCGGTCTTACTTAGACCAACTACACGAGTGTGCCATTCAAAAAGTGTTGTTGAAACCAAAGAAACCATCAGCAACGATGCCAAAGCCACATTTAAACACGACCATGGTAAGTTGGTAATGTTGCCTGGCGCAGCACGAGAACGTGGCCCAAAACTTACTGAGAGATTGAAGAAACTGGCGGAATATGCCGAGACTTCACCATTAAATACAGTGATCAGTGGCTCAACGAAACTGGGTATTATTACCAGCGGAATCTCTTTCCACTACGCCCGTGAGATTTTTCCTGAAGCTTCATACTTAAAATTGGGCATATCTTACCCATTACCAATCAAGCTGATAAATCAATTCTCGCAGCAGGTTGAAAAAATAGTGGTCATTGAAGAGCTTGAAGGTTTCCTTGAGTTACACATTAAGGCCATGGGGTTGTCCGTTCACGGTAAGGATTATTTCCCTATTGAGGGTGAGTTTTCACCCGATGTCGTTTCTGCCGCCGCAATCCGAGCCGGATTGCTTGACGTACAACCTCATAAAAGCGTAGCGCCCGCAAGTAGTCTGGCTAAACGGCCTCCTTTGCTTTGCCCCGGTTGCCCTCATTCCGGCATCTTCTTCACATTGAGCACATTAGGACACCGCTCTACTCTTCCAGGTAAAATTACCCGAACCCCAAAGCTTACTATTTGCGGCGACATTGGCTGTTATACATTGGGTGCTTATCCGCCGCTTTCGGCCATTGATACTTGTGGATGTATGGGTGCCGGTATTTCTCATGCTGCTGGCATGACCAAGGCCGGGCTGGAAGAAAAACCACTGGCTGTCATTGGCGACTCTACCTTTATGCACAGCGGTATAAACGGTCTTCTGAACGCCGTCTATAACCAGTCCAACATATGTATTCTCATTTTGGATAACAGTACTACTGCCATGACTGGACACCAGGGACATCCAGGCAGTGGTGCTTCATCTGCGGGGCAGCCAGTCACCAAGATAAGTATAGAGGAACTGGTGCGTGGTGCAGGAGTTAGGCAGGTAACCGTAGTTGATGCCTTTAATCTGAAGTCCATCCGAGCCGCATTAAAGCAGTCAATGGATTCACCGGAACTTGAGGTTATCATTATCCACGGTGATTGCCCGACCTTAACCCGAAAACGCGGCAAACCGCGTCAAATAAACACCCGTTGCGATGATTGTGGTGCGTGTCTTCTCATTGGCTGTTCAGCCATCCAGCGTGATGGCAGCAGCATCATAATTGATCAGAGTGTCTGCGTTGGAGAATATTGTACTTTGTGCCAACAGATTTGCCCCAAAGACGCGATTACCGATTTGGAGTCCACGGTATGA
- the lorB gene encoding indolepyruvate oxidoreductase subunit LorB: MKGLNIIIVGVGGQGVILASNLLAAAALTAGYDVKKTDTLGMAQRGGSVISHLRYSNAVDSPLIPQGEADVLLAFEKLEAARWVHFLKPDGVAVVNELALPPLSVTLDMDAYPTDKEIAQIMARITPSFFLINGTATAAKLGNPKMVNTVMLGFSVKFLEIDAEHLQKTIESALPQKLRQANLAAFQAGQNLSPLKI, from the coding sequence ATGAAAGGACTGAATATTATCATCGTCGGCGTCGGTGGACAAGGAGTGATACTGGCTTCTAATCTTCTGGCTGCAGCCGCGCTGACCGCGGGTTATGACGTTAAAAAAACCGATACCCTAGGTATGGCGCAACGTGGCGGCAGCGTGATAAGCCATCTGCGTTACAGCAACGCCGTAGATTCCCCTTTGATACCCCAAGGAGAAGCCGATGTACTGTTGGCTTTTGAAAAATTAGAGGCAGCACGTTGGGTGCATTTTCTCAAACCAGACGGTGTGGCCGTGGTGAATGAGCTTGCCCTTCCACCACTTTCAGTAACACTTGATATGGATGCTTACCCGACCGACAAGGAAATTGCGCAAATAATGGCACGGATTACTCCATCCTTTTTCCTGATCAATGGAACTGCTACAGCAGCCAAATTGGGGAATCCTAAAATGGTCAACACGGTTATGTTAGGCTTCTCAGTCAAGTTCCTAGAAATAGACGCTGAACATTTACAGAAGACAATTGAATCAGCCTTACCTCAAAAACTCCGCCAAGCCAACCTTGCCGCTTTCCAGGCCGGACAAAATTTAAGCCCACTGAAAATCTAG
- a CDS encoding hydrogenase maturation protease produces the protein MADIHDSEHEPAPAPVLVLGVGNILLSDEGVGIRVVEEIMKYHLPECVEVLDGGTSQLVIVDLIRGRKKVIVVDAIRSDGPPGTLYKFGVEDLQAVAGQLGSAHDLGVVEAIFFLGLTGEIPDDITFFGVEPASFEPSLDLTPAVAAALPRLTQLVMEAAGIEQ, from the coding sequence ATGGCCGACATTCACGACTCTGAACATGAACCCGCCCCTGCACCGGTTTTGGTACTTGGTGTCGGTAATATCCTTCTTTCTGATGAAGGCGTCGGCATACGTGTAGTAGAAGAAATAATGAAATACCACCTACCTGAATGCGTAGAAGTTCTGGATGGTGGGACATCCCAACTGGTTATCGTGGATTTGATCAGAGGCCGAAAGAAAGTAATCGTGGTAGATGCTATACGCTCTGACGGACCGCCAGGCACTCTTTATAAATTTGGCGTTGAGGACCTTCAGGCTGTAGCTGGCCAACTTGGCTCGGCGCATGATCTGGGTGTGGTCGAAGCTATATTCTTTCTTGGCCTTACCGGAGAAATACCTGATGATATCACCTTCTTTGGTGTTGAGCCTGCAAGCTTTGAACCTTCACTGGATTTGACTCCTGCTGTGGCTGCCGCTCTGCCACGGTTGACACAACTGGTTATGGAAGCTGCCGGAATAGAGCAGTGA
- a CDS encoding superoxide dismutase (superoxide dismutase [Mn]), whose product MSSSYTAQDFGKLLGMEGFSDTLLNNHFTLYQGYVKNTNKLVELIGSLAKDIKSDSPEYAELQRRFAFEWNGMRLHEYYFGNLGGGGTPSPTSKLVSKLVDTFGSFEAWQKDFHATGALRGVGWVVLFVDLQTGRLFNSWINLHESGHLIGCQPILVMDVWEHAYMVDYGLKRVDYMNAFFKNIDWLVCEARLQ is encoded by the coding sequence ATGAGCAGCAGCTATACAGCGCAGGATTTCGGCAAGCTTTTAGGTATGGAGGGCTTCTCAGACACTCTCCTCAACAATCATTTCACCTTATATCAAGGCTATGTCAAGAATACCAACAAACTAGTTGAACTGATTGGCAGTTTAGCCAAGGACATTAAATCAGATAGCCCCGAATACGCGGAGTTACAGCGGCGTTTTGCCTTTGAGTGGAATGGTATGCGTCTTCACGAGTACTATTTCGGCAATCTTGGTGGCGGTGGCACTCCTTCGCCCACAAGCAAACTTGTTAGTAAATTAGTTGATACTTTCGGCAGCTTTGAGGCATGGCAGAAAGACTTTCACGCCACCGGCGCACTGCGTGGTGTCGGTTGGGTCGTGCTTTTTGTGGACTTACAAACGGGCCGTTTATTCAATAGCTGGATAAACCTGCATGAATCAGGTCATCTGATTGGCTGTCAACCAATCCTTGTTATGGACGTGTGGGAGCACGCTTATATGGTCGATTATGGTCTTAAGCGCGTTGATTATATGAATGCCTTCTTTAAAAATATAGACTGGCTGGTCTGCGAAGCCCGGTTGCAATAA
- a CDS encoding rubrerythrin — protein MTIAFTPAELYNIAISVERRGAAFYDTLARTCTNEGMKQAFLALAAMEHQHIQTFQKLLAAAPSGFGEGVNDEEYGAYFQALVESSVFNDDLATSELVTKIDTDSEAIEIGMSAEKDSILFYEQLKAIVAGNAADDIIRIIREEKTHLRKLAEIKAGLSS, from the coding sequence ATGACCATAGCTTTTACACCAGCTGAACTTTATAACATAGCGATTTCAGTCGAGCGCCGTGGTGCGGCTTTTTATGATACACTTGCCCGAACCTGCACCAATGAAGGCATGAAGCAGGCTTTCTTGGCACTAGCCGCTATGGAACACCAACATATTCAGACTTTTCAGAAATTACTGGCCGCCGCCCCTTCGGGTTTCGGTGAAGGCGTTAACGATGAGGAATATGGCGCTTATTTTCAGGCACTGGTGGAATCCTCTGTCTTCAATGATGATTTGGCTACTTCAGAACTTGTCACCAAGATTGATACTGATAGTGAAGCAATTGAGATAGGCATGAGCGCCGAGAAAGATTCTATCCTCTTCTATGAACAGCTAAAGGCCATAGTCGCAGGCAATGCAGCAGATGATATCATCAGGATTATTCGTGAAGAGAAAACCCACCTGCGCAAGCTGGCTGAGATAAAAGCTGGTTTATCATCTTAA
- a CDS encoding transcriptional repressor (nif and glnA operons) — translation MAKIDSREVEREKLAILRVLSSACGALGSQVIARRLRDEYGIELSERAVRYHLGLLDKQSLTAKVSRRSGRIITSAGLDELSNAMVTEKVGFVSDKIELLAYQSTYDAERQDGLIPVNISFFHDDDFSSAIEAMSPIFKAGICVSDRIAIAESGGNLGGVAVPDGYTGLATVCSIVINATLLKAGVPMDSRFGGTLQYRQNRPWRFTDIIHYSGSSLDPSEIFISSHMTTVTETAQRGAGKILANFREVPAMSLPLVRELIAKLEIAGIRGLVAIGESAKLVCEVPVGLNKVGLVLCGGLNPVAAAAEIGILTRNRAMSGLMDYRSLTAFRNAVKR, via the coding sequence ATGGCCAAGATTGACAGCCGGGAAGTGGAACGTGAGAAATTAGCGATATTGAGGGTGCTGAGCAGCGCCTGTGGTGCGCTGGGCAGCCAGGTAATCGCCCGGCGATTACGTGATGAATATGGCATTGAGCTTTCAGAACGGGCCGTGCGATATCACCTTGGTTTGTTGGATAAACAGAGCTTAACCGCCAAGGTTTCCCGCCGCAGTGGACGGATCATAACCAGTGCCGGACTTGATGAACTATCAAACGCCATGGTGACTGAGAAGGTGGGATTTGTATCCGACAAGATTGAGCTATTAGCTTATCAGAGCACCTATGATGCTGAACGACAGGACGGATTGATTCCGGTCAATATCTCATTTTTCCATGATGATGATTTTTCTAGCGCCATTGAGGCAATGTCCCCAATATTTAAAGCTGGCATCTGTGTTTCGGATAGAATTGCCATAGCTGAATCCGGTGGTAATCTGGGTGGTGTAGCGGTGCCAGATGGTTATACAGGCTTGGCGACGGTGTGCAGCATAGTTATTAATGCCACGTTGTTAAAGGCCGGGGTGCCTATGGATTCCCGTTTTGGAGGAACGCTACAATATAGACAAAACCGTCCCTGGCGTTTCACCGACATTATCCATTATTCCGGCTCTTCTCTCGATCCATCGGAAATATTCATATCGAGCCACATGACCACTGTAACAGAGACCGCCCAACGTGGAGCCGGTAAGATATTAGCCAATTTTCGGGAAGTGCCGGCTATGAGCCTGCCACTTGTGCGGGAGCTTATCGCGAAGCTGGAAATAGCGGGTATTCGGGGCTTGGTGGCTATTGGTGAAAGCGCTAAACTGGTGTGTGAAGTGCCAGTTGGCCTGAATAAAGTGGGGCTAGTGTTATGTGGCGGGCTTAATCCGGTCGCCGCGGCGGCAGAAATTGGCATCCTAACCCGCAACCGCGCCATGAGCGGACTTATGGATTACCGGAGTCTTACGGCCTTCCGTAATGCGGTCAAACGATAA